The window CCTTGTGAAACTAATTAACAGTAAGAGTTCCCTTCATACCTGCTTCATAATGCCCAGGTATGTGACAACCTATAACGTAGGAACCCTCTTTGAGGTCAATTATATCACTTTCAGCTGTTTGACCTGCTGAGGTATGATCTATTTCAAAGATAATGTTTTTTGCTATAGTTTCTTCATCTTCTACCAATTCTGCCTTGTCTACTATCTCTTTTTTGGAGGCATCATAAACTACCAGCTCATGTTCGCCCACTCCATTGTTTACCATTACAAATTTTGTCATTCCTGAATTAATATGAATTTCAGATGGTACAAATTTTAATTCAGTTGCATTTACTGTAACAACCTGTACACCATCTATCATCTTCACATAGTATGGTAGTATAGTTTCAGATTCATTTTCTTCACCAATCTCATTTTGTTCATTTTCTGATTCAGGTTTGTTTTGAATGCTGTTTACAATCTCATCTATTACCTGACTTGCACTTTCTTTTTCATTTTGTTCTAATCCTGACTCGACTTCATTCTTTTCAGTTTCAGAGAGTCTAAAGTGCACAGCCAATGCTGCAGAAATCAAAATGATGGCGATGATGCCAGAGATTATTGCAATTTTAGAAGAACGAATCAATTAACTCATGTAAGAGACTAGCTTCGCTATAAACAGTGTAATCAAAAATCAAAAGTAGTATTATCGCCTATTCCAAAATTTAATCATGACCAAAATCCCAATTCCAAAAAAGAGATCAGTCAATCCAAACTGTAACCAATAATTAAAACCCTCATCTGTAAAAGTAGTAAATCCCCAAATCACCATAGGCAATCCAGAAATAATTAGAATTAATCCAAAGATCATTCCTTTAGAGATCATAATTATTTTCTATAGATTGTATGAGATTAAGGTATTGCCATTTATCAAATTAAAAACAATGATCAAATCCGAATTGTAAAATTAAAAATTTAGAGATTAGATTTTCGGGATAATTCCAGTTTTCTTACTTTGTGAATTACCACTACAGGTGCAACAAAATACATCCCTAGATTCAAAAGAATCAAAGATGTACCATATCCAATTACAGATAATTCTGAATCCATATCCACGTAATTTAGAATAGACAAAGATGAGATCATGGGAGTAAGTGTCATCTTTACTACTTCTTTGAATGCATGATTTTCTCGTTCCCAGTCTGCCACAGTGGGACTAAATGAATAATAGAAATCATTGAAAGCTTTCATGAATGCAGTTCCGGCTTCTGTTTGGAGTAGATGGTTATCACGTAGTTCGCGCAATTGTTGCACTTGAGGAGCAAGTTCACTTCCATATGTTGCAGTAGCAATTAGACAACCACCACCTTTTTGAGATGTAGTTTCAGATGGAGTCTTTTCTTCAACTACAACGGTAGGATTTTTGTCATGCAAATATTCAGTTGCAATGATATCTACTTTGGAATCACCAGAGCCAGTAAAGTTTAATGTGATAAATGAAATATCATTATTGTTTTTATTTTTTGGGAAAATTCAGTTCCATTAATGTAAAAAGTGAAATTTCCACTCAAAAGTTTCTGAGGTAGATATATCTCAGCTAAATTATTTTGAAGGCCACTTGTGACATGTAAAGTCAATCGTTTGGCATCTTTATCAAATTCAAAATCTGTAATGTCAAAGTTTGCTACAGTTTCAATTTGAAATGTGTATCCATCTGTTTTTACATCTAATTTGTTTACCAATCCTGTTCTATCAGATAACGGAGCAGCAAATGCAGGTGTAATTACTAAAAGTAAAACAAGTAAAATAAATAAGATCGATTTCAAGTTATGCTAGTATTTGTGGAATTCTTTGTCGTAATTCTTTGTCTTGTGCAATTCTTTTATGCTGTGGATCTGCCATGATAACTTCAAACCAATAATGCATTCCATCTTTGTAAACAAAGTATGAACCCAAAAGTTTCAAGTTAGGATATCTTTCAAGAGCTCTTCTTGTTGCAACGGTCTTCATGTCATCATCTGCTTTGATTCTTGTAACACCAAGATGTTTTGGTCTTCTACCAGCTACTGGTCTTTGTTTTCGCATACCACCAGTACCAACTCTCATTCTAACTACAACAATGCCCTGTTTTGCTTTGTAGCCTAATCTTCTGGCTCTTTGCAAACGACTTGGTCTATCTATTCTTGTAATGGCATTTTCTTTACGCCATTGAACTACTCGTTCTCGAATTTCCGGAGTATTCTCTTGCCATAATCGGATCCAAGTCTTATCTTGTATGCTGGGCATATCGGTTTTGATAAATTCCCCTTTAATAACTGTAAAAGTAGGATCCTACTCCCCTTAATAGGCATATTTTGAATAATATGGTATATGGCTACACCATCTCAGATGTTTTACGAGTCATTAAAGACAGAAACTACCAAAAAAGCATACAAACTTTGGTTAGAACAATTCTTCGAATATGTTCATGAGGATTACAACAGCATCATCAAACTTGAACCAGAGAAGATCAAACAGATAATCAAAGATTATGTGATTCACAAAAAAGAACTTACTAGAAGAACGGGGATTCCAAGTCCAAACTCATATCATGCCATAATGACTCCAATTCAGTCATTTTTAGAGATGAATGAGATTGAATTTAGCTGGAAAACCATCAAGAATCTATACCCTTCAAAAATTCCCACATCAAATCAATTACCATATACAGACGATGACATCAGAGAATTGTTAGGTGCTACAACAAGTCTAAGAAATAAAGCGTTTATCTATTTTCTAGCTTCAACAGGCGTAAGAGTCGGGGCTACACCAAAAATAAAAATCGAAGATATCAAAGAGATTGAAGATGGTGCGGTTGTTACAATTTATCGTGACACTACTGAAGAATACAGAACATGTTTGACACCAGAAGCATATACAGCATTGAAAAGATTTCTAGAACAAAGAATTGAAAGAGAGCCTGATTCAGTATTGTTTACAAGAAAAAATAATCTGACTCCACTGACATCTACGTCAGCTCAAGATATAGTTAGAAACGTAAGAAGACAAGCAAAACTTTCAATCGATAATGGTAGAAAATCAAGAAGAGGGAAATCACAGAATCATACATTTAGAAAACGTTTTGAAATTACTTTAGCGTCATGTGATCTACAACAAAGATTTATCGATTACATGCAAGGACATTTTTCAGGAAACTCAAAGGCATACTTTAACGGAGTATCAGATGAACATCTTTATGCTCAGTTCAAAAGAGCAATTCCAGCTTTGACTTTGGATAAATCAGCAAAGATTGAAGCTGAAAAGAATGAAGAAATTAGAGTAATCAATGAAACAAACAAATCAGAGTTAAAAGAAAAATTAGAAGCTCAAGATGAAATGATACAAAACATCATGTTAGAGATGGCTTCTGCGAAATACATGGCTTATGAAATGAAATATTCAGAGTGTTTTGGAGGCGCAGATCCTGATTTGAAGAAATTATCAAAATTAATGTCAAATGAAGCGATTAGGGATTGGAATAGAATTATTCCATTAGTTCAAAGAGAAAAAGATTGGACCATTCCAATAGGCTCAAAA is drawn from Candidatus Nitrosarchaeum limnium SFB1 and contains these coding sequences:
- a CDS encoding 50S ribosomal protein L15e yields the protein MPSIQDKTWIRLWQENTPEIRERVVQWRKENAITRIDRPSRLQRARRLGYKAKQGIVVVRMRVGTGGMRKQRPVAGRRPKHLGVTRIKADDDMKTVATRRALERYPNLKLLGSYFVYKDGMHYWFEVIMADPQHKRIAQDKELRQRIPQILA